The proteins below come from a single Chitinophaga pinensis DSM 2588 genomic window:
- a CDS encoding DUF6250 domain-containing protein, which translates to MDIWVQNGTVVFAVDGIEYFHYSDPASLQEGYLGFRSTWSRQEISQFQITTIQ; encoded by the coding sequence ATCGATATATGGGTACAAAATGGCACGGTTGTATTTGCTGTAGATGGAATTGAGTATTTCCATTACAGTGATCCTGCATCATTGCAGGAGGGCTATTTGGGTTTCCGTTCCACCTGGTCGAGACAGGAGATCAGCCAGTTTCAGATCACTACAATACAATAA
- a CDS encoding response regulator transcription factor encodes MPNILVVDDQEVVRYGTTLILQKSIDDAQVSEAGSFEDTLKILSTKKFDLVILDIDMPGGNNHQMLDVIRLRHPDIRILIFSSYDEQIFGWRYLEAGADGFLSKKTGIEEIKNAAKTLLRDEKYLSPTLKQTLLNNFTNKKSATNPIQRLSSRENNIMQLLIKGSSVAEIADKLSLQISTVSTYKKRIFEKLQVSNVIEMIEKVQLYS; translated from the coding sequence ATGCCTAATATACTTGTTGTAGATGATCAGGAGGTAGTTCGTTACGGTACTACACTCATCCTGCAGAAGTCAATCGACGACGCGCAGGTCAGTGAAGCGGGCAGTTTTGAAGACACCCTGAAGATATTATCTACCAAAAAATTTGATCTTGTCATCCTGGATATCGATATGCCGGGGGGAAATAATCACCAGATGCTGGATGTGATTCGTTTACGCCATCCAGATATCAGGATCCTTATTTTCTCCAGCTACGATGAACAGATCTTTGGATGGAGATATCTGGAGGCAGGCGCCGATGGCTTCCTGTCTAAAAAAACGGGTATAGAAGAAATTAAAAATGCAGCTAAAACGCTGCTGAGGGATGAAAAATACCTCAGTCCTACCCTGAAACAGACATTATTAAATAACTTCACTAATAAGAAAAGCGCTACAAATCCTATTCAACGTTTATCCAGCCGTGAAAATAATATCATGCAGTTGTTGATTAAAGGTTCCAGTGTGGCCGAAATCGCAGATAAACTCAGTTTACAGATATCTACCGTCAGCACCTATAAGAAAAGGATTTTCGAAAAACTGCAGGTCTCCAATGTCATAGAAATGATAGAGAAAGTACAGCTCTACTCATAA
- a CDS encoding DUF4369 domain-containing protein, protein MKRLLVIVTGIAVTTHSMAQEKKGPFQLDGTITGKNSGFVHLRYGNGFYMEDSCAIKNGSFSFKGMLSEPVMATISGDGEDGYDFYLDPGQMTINVKSPSFEDAAVTGSASQTEYQELLTARADVQREIAPLAKSLEDANKQYLSAIQSRKSDAELTALKSKADVAKGSLAPLEERAREVSYDFFRSHPDSYVTAAELRYFATYMKPGDLKSHIGKLAPFLQTSIYGQELSDILNKLQNGAPGSQAQLFSQRDATGKAVTPLDFKGKYLLLDFWGSWCLPCRKNNVHLKELYARYKDKGFAIIGIADNDSKPEDWKKAIDKDGIGIWTNILRGLDANKFKEDGKPQPGDIYNMYGVHAVPTQILINPEGMIIARFGSGGENYELLDTKLAEIL, encoded by the coding sequence ATGAAACGACTACTTGTTATCGTTACAGGCATTGCTGTAACCACGCATTCTATGGCCCAGGAGAAAAAGGGACCTTTCCAGTTAGATGGCACAATCACTGGGAAAAACAGCGGATTTGTCCATCTGCGCTACGGCAACGGCTTTTACATGGAAGACAGCTGCGCCATTAAAAACGGCAGTTTCTCCTTTAAAGGCATGCTAAGTGAACCTGTCATGGCTACCATCAGTGGTGATGGCGAAGATGGCTATGATTTTTACCTTGATCCGGGTCAGATGACGATCAATGTAAAATCTCCCAGCTTCGAGGACGCCGCCGTCACTGGTTCTGCCTCTCAGACGGAGTACCAGGAACTGCTGACAGCCAGGGCAGATGTACAAAGGGAAATCGCACCTCTTGCCAAATCACTGGAAGACGCCAACAAACAGTACCTGAGCGCCATTCAGTCAAGAAAATCCGATGCAGAGCTGACCGCTCTGAAATCGAAGGCGGATGTAGCCAAAGGCAGTCTTGCACCCCTGGAAGAGAGGGCACGTGAAGTCAGCTATGATTTCTTCCGCTCCCACCCGGATTCTTATGTAACGGCAGCAGAACTACGGTACTTTGCCACATACATGAAACCAGGAGACCTGAAATCTCATATTGGCAAACTCGCCCCTTTCCTGCAAACCAGTATTTACGGACAAGAGCTATCCGACATTCTGAACAAACTACAGAATGGTGCACCTGGTAGCCAGGCACAGTTATTCAGTCAGCGGGACGCAACCGGTAAGGCCGTTACACCGCTGGATTTTAAGGGGAAATACCTGTTGCTGGATTTCTGGGGCAGCTGGTGCCTGCCCTGCCGTAAAAACAATGTACATCTGAAAGAGCTTTATGCCCGCTACAAAGACAAGGGATTCGCCATCATTGGTATTGCTGATAATGACAGCAAACCAGAGGATTGGAAAAAAGCAATCGACAAAGATGGTATTGGTATCTGGACGAATATTCTCCGCGGACTGGACGCTAATAAGTTCAAGGAGGATGGTAAACCACAACCAGGCGATATCTACAATATGTATGGTGTACATGCCGTACCAACGCAGATATTGATCAATCCTGAAGGTATGATCATCGCCCGTTTTGGCAGTGGCGGTGAAAACTACGAACTGCTGGATACAAAACTGGCTGAAATCTTATAA
- a CDS encoding AI-2E family transporter, with protein sequence MQANANKQSPFLIKAPLILIGLYLFFYFLFLLKEILVPFAFAGLIAILLNPLCNRLERLRIPKVWAISLSLLLAALVLAGLFYFLSAQISQFGELIPTLKTRSQELMGELQQWVALKLGISMEKQTDMLHKLTDNGQQYLGHTLGSIFGVLGVFFLLPVYTFLLLLYKNQLVNFIYESFGSEHKEHVQDVLQSTKGAIQSYIAGLLIETAIIAVLNSIALLILGVKYAILLGTIGAILNLIPYIGGLIAIALPVMIATVTNDNFTTPLLIVGVYLLIQFIDNHLIVPKVVASKVSINALISIVVVLMGGALWGVSGMFLSIPFVAILKIIFDHIDGLKPWGKLLGDNNPGNLIKSNHKKE encoded by the coding sequence ATGCAAGCTAACGCTAACAAGCAGTCCCCGTTTCTTATTAAAGCGCCCCTGATCCTTATCGGCCTTTATCTTTTCTTTTATTTCCTCTTTCTGCTGAAAGAAATCCTGGTACCTTTCGCATTCGCAGGATTAATAGCCATTCTCCTGAATCCTCTCTGTAACAGACTGGAGAGACTCCGGATTCCCAAAGTGTGGGCGATTTCCCTCAGCCTGCTGCTTGCCGCACTTGTATTGGCTGGCTTGTTCTATTTTTTATCCGCACAGATCAGTCAGTTTGGAGAACTGATTCCCACCCTGAAAACCCGCTCACAGGAACTGATGGGAGAACTACAGCAATGGGTTGCACTGAAACTAGGTATTTCCATGGAAAAACAGACCGATATGCTGCATAAACTAACTGATAACGGTCAACAATACCTCGGGCATACTTTAGGGTCTATTTTCGGCGTATTAGGGGTGTTTTTTCTGCTACCGGTGTACACATTTCTGCTCCTGTTGTATAAAAACCAGTTGGTCAATTTTATATATGAAAGCTTCGGCTCCGAACACAAAGAGCATGTACAGGATGTATTGCAATCAACCAAAGGAGCAATTCAGAGTTATATCGCAGGATTGCTGATTGAAACAGCTATCATAGCTGTACTGAATTCAATTGCGCTATTGATTTTAGGTGTAAAATATGCCATACTGCTCGGCACAATCGGCGCTATTCTGAACCTGATTCCTTATATCGGCGGATTGATCGCCATTGCTTTGCCTGTAATGATCGCCACCGTTACCAATGATAACTTTACAACTCCTTTACTGATAGTAGGCGTTTACCTGCTGATACAGTTCATCGATAATCACCTGATCGTACCCAAAGTAGTTGCTTCGAAAGTCTCTATCAATGCGCTTATTTCTATCGTGGTAGTTCTTATGGGAGGCGCCTTGTGGGGAGTTAGTGGTATGTTCCTATCCATCCCTTTTGTGGCGATTCTGAAGATCATTTTTGACCATATCGACGGACTAAAACCCTGGGGTAAATTATTGGGTGATAATAACCCCGGCAACCTCATCAAATCAAATCATAAAAAAGAGTAA